From Rutidosis leptorrhynchoides isolate AG116_Rl617_1_P2 chromosome 3, CSIRO_AGI_Rlap_v1, whole genome shotgun sequence, a single genomic window includes:
- the LOC139901300 gene encoding uncharacterized protein, translated as MHIYFVSKILQQSEVNYPPIEKLVYALTHTARRLRQYFQAHSILVMTDQPIKHILRNPESSGRLAKWAIELGEYEINFSPRHAIKGQILADFLLETTEKVDQPQNVKVSNHVWELHTDGASCEEGVGTGLVLTSPEGEEHTYALRFSQQVNGGFEAKDVSMKQYLQLVEKISKNFETLEVVQIPRNKNKKVDVLSKLATLTFYHLHKKVLVEDGTLPTDAMEARWIRVSAPLYILENGVLYRKSFSGPNLRCLTPQQAIV; from the exons ATGCATATCTACTTTGTCAGTAAAATATTGCAACAAAGTGAAGTTAATTATCCACCAATTGAAAAATTGGTGTATGCTTTAACACACACAGCTAGGCGACTCAGACAATATTTTCAAGCACATTCAATCCTGGTAATGACAGACCAGCCGATAAAACATATTTTGAGAAATCCAGAGTCATCAGGACGACTAGCAAAATGGGCAATTGAATTGGGAgaatatgaaataaatttttcaCCTAGACATGCAATTAAAggtcaaattttggcagattttttATTAGAAACAACAGAAAAGGTCGATCAACCGCAAAACGTTAAGGTCAGTAATCATGTTTGGGAATTACACACTGATGGTGCATCATGTGAGGAAGGTGTTGGCACAGGATTAGTACTTACCAGTCCAGAAGGCGAAGAGCATACGTATGCATTGAGGTTTT CACAGCAGGTTAATGGAGGGTTTGAAGCTAAAGATGTCTCTATGAAACAGTATTTGCAGTTAGTTGAGAAAATCTCAAAAAATTTTGAAACCTTGGAGGTTGTGCAAATACCAAGAAATAAAAACAAGAAGGTAGATGTTTTGAGCAAATTAGCAACATTAACATTTTATCATTTACATAAGAAAGTTTTGGTGGAG GATGGAACACTACCAACAGATGCCATGGAAGCAAGATGGATAAGAGTTAGTGCCCCACTTTACATTCTGGAAAATGGAGTGCTTTATAGAAAATCATTCAGTGGGCCAAATTTAAGATGTTTAACACCACAGCAAGCAATTGTGTAG
- the LOC139901301 gene encoding uncharacterized protein: MHEGLCAQHSGYRTVVGRIMRQGYYWQSIYKDTAEVIKTCDACQRHGTVHRLPNKWVEAKVLAKITGENIKKFVWNNIVCRYRLPNEIVSDNGKQFADNPFRSWCEELNIQQTFTSVAHLQANLQVEVTNKEIVAGIKARLGLSQTKWVDELPYVLWAHRTTPKWSTGETPFSLVYGTEAVILAEIRVSTQRILAFDTERNSSILRENLNLLEERRIMATTRQADAK; encoded by the exons ATGCATGAGGGATTATGTGCACAACATTCCGGTTATAGAACTGTGGTTGGACGAATTATGCGACAAGGGTACTATTGGCAGTCAATTTACAAAGATACAGCAGAAGTAATTAAGACATGTGATGCCTGCCAGAGGCATGGAACCGTACATCGCCTACCCAA TAAGTGGGTTGAAGCAAAGGTATTGGCAAAAATCACTGGTGAGAATATAAAGAAATTCGTGTGGAACAACATTGTGTGCAGATACAGATTACCAAATGAAATTGTCAGTGATAACGGTAAACAGTTTGCAGATAACCCCTTCAGAAGCTGGTGTGAAGAGCTAAACATTCAACAAACATTTACTTCAGTTGCCCATCTACAAGCCAATTTACAAGTTGAAGTAACAAACAAAGAAATCGTAGCCGGTATAAAGGCTAGGTTAGGTTTGAGTCAGACTAAGTGGGTAGACGAATTACCATATGTTTTATGGGCTCACCGTACAACGCCAAAATGGAGCACGGGTGAAACACCGTTCAGCTTGGTGTATGGTACTGAAGCAGTAATACTAGCTGAAATTCGTGTTTCAACACAACGAATTTTGGCATTTGACACAGAAAGAAATTCATCCATCTTACGAGAAAACTTAAATTTATTGGAAGAAAGGCGAATCATGGCCACCACCCGTCAAGCGGATGCAAAATAG